The region ATGGCCTGTCCTACGCTCATCTTGCAGCAATTCAGAGAACTCAAACGTTGACTCAAGAAGAAATAGACGAACGGTTTCAGTTCTTTCGCTCGGAATTCTTTGGGCCTGTGATGAAGCGACAGTTACGTTCAACCCTTATACCAATGTCGCTCTTGCTATTCTTCGTCGAACTTGTACTTGAGACTTGTCGCCGAAACAGAAATGCGGGCGAGAAGTGACAACTGACAGGCGGATACGGTTCCCGCAGGGACTAGCTCGCGTGCGCGTGCACCTCGCTGACGACAGGACAGCCCCGCCGATTGCCGTTGTTCTTGCCTGGTCGCAATGAAGAGTTTGACTCGCAGTACTTCTCGCGCCTTCTCGACACGGGGCGACGCTGTCCCTGCGGCGCGACACTTGCTAAAGAAAGTGCTGGAACTCTTCTTGCGTAAAACCCGCTTGCTTCACGATGGCAACCAAGGTACCACGCTTCAATTCGCGGGCGTGCATCGCCACGACTACCTCGCGACCGTCTGGGTGGGCAAGAACAGAGTGAGATCCGCGGCCCCGGTCTGGAATCAGGGAGAACCCCACGCGTTTGAGCGCTGCGACAAGTTCGGACGGCGTCAGGAATGGCAGTCGGGTCATAATGCCGCGGGGGCTTTTACTCGAACCTGTGCATCCAGCGGCACGTCTGGCGGGGCATCGGGGGGCACGTCCTTGCCTTGGCTGATGCAGTAGTCGATATACGTCTGGATTGCATCTTCGGCCATGGCAATCGCCTCGGCATAGTTGTCGCCCTGCGTGATCACCGCGGGAAGGGCTGGCACGGTTACGACATACCCGCCCTCTTCGGCGGGCTCGAGATGGATGGTGTAGGTGAGGTCTCTGTCCATGGTAGAGATAGTCTATCATGGACCTTTCAATCCGGCAATAATTCGTTTTACCGGAGAGTGACTCGACTCGTGCCACGCGATTCGGCAACGCCGATTCGTGTGCGTTGTGCGGCGAATTCTTGTTGCATTTACGTATGCCCGAGCGAGCGTTGAGAACCGACCCGCCGCTTGCCGTGGTTTCTTATGGGTAGATCGCGTGACCCCTGCGACGGGCACACGAATCGGCGTTGCCGAATCGCGTGGCACGACCGAGGGGCCTTGTGCAGTCCCCTAGTCCTCGCCCAGATACGCCTTCGTGACTTTCGGGTCCACCATGAGTGCGCGGGCGTCGCCCTGGAGCACGATGGCGCCGGTTTCCATGACGTAGGCGCGCTTGGCGATGCCGAGGGCGAGGTGGGCGTTCTGCTCCACGAGGAGGATGGTCATGCCGTCTTCGTTGAGCTGGCGGATGGTGTCGAAGATCTTCGCCGTCAGCAGGGGCGCGATGCCCATGGAGGGCTCATCCATGAGGAGAAGTTTGGGTCTTGTCATCAAGGCGCGTCCGATGGCGAGCATCTGCTGTTCGCCGCCGGAAAGGGTGCCACCAAGCTGGGTCTTACGCTCTTTGAGGATGGGGAACATTTCCATGACGCGGTCGAGATCGCGCTGGATGTCCTTGTCGTTGCGGATGTAGGCACCGAGTTGGAGATTCTCCAGCACGGACAGCTTCGCGAAGATGCGGCGGCCCTCGGGCACCTGGATCAGGCCCGTGGTCACGATCTTGTGGGCGGGCATGCCATCGACGCGCACGCCGCTGAAGTTGATGGCGCCGCTACGGATCTTGAGCGTGCCGGAGATCGAGTGGAGCGTGGACGTCTTGCCGGCGCCGTTGGACCCGATGAGGGTGACGATCTCGCCGGGGAACACTTCCAGCGACACGTCGCGGATGGCCTCAATGGGGCCGTAGCCGGCGGAGATGGATTCAATCTTGAGAAGCGGTTCGGCCATCAGTCGGGATTTCCCAGGTAGGCGGCACGCACTTTGGGGTTGGCGCGGATTTCTTCGGGGACGCCCTCGGCGATTTTGTTGCCGAACTCCAACACGACCACGTAATCGGAGATGCCCATGACGAGGCGCATGTGGTGCTCGATGAGGAGCACGGATACGCCCTTGTCGCGGATGTCGCGGATGAGCTGCATGATCTCCACGATTTCGCTGGGGTTCATGCCGGCGCCGGGCTCGTCGAGGAGGAGCAGGCAGGGTTCGGAGGCCAGGGCTCGGGCGATTTCCAGCTTGCGCTGGTGTCCGTAGCAGAGGGAGGCCGCCTCGTCGCTCGCGAGGTGATCGAGTTTCACGAAGCGGAGAATCTCCATGGCCCTGGCCACGGCTTCCTTGTTGTCCCTGTGGTGGAGGGGCAGGCGGAAGGCGGCGTGCCAGAAGCGCGTGCTGAGGCGGCGGTCCATGCCGACAAGGACGTTTTCCAGGACGCTCATTTCATAGAAGAGCCGAGGGTTCTGGAAGGTGCGCGCGAGGCCCGCGGCGGCGGCGACATGAGGGGCGAAGCGCCCGCGCCACCAGACGGTGTAGAAGCTCGCCGCGCCCATGATGGCGCCGAGGATTCCGGCGCCGAGGACGTAACGCGATTCGGTCTCGCGCAGGTAGGTCACGGTGCTCTTGATGGCCGCGCCCCAGGGAAAGGCTTCCTGGTAGACATAGTTGGCGGCTATCGCGGCCTCCCAGAGGGCTTCCAGATTTACCAGGGTGACGAAAAAGACCATGGTGAACAACGCGGCCGCCACCAGGCCCGCAATGGTGCGTCGGGTAAAGGGGCGCGAAGCGGTCTTTCCATTGAGGAGGATGGTGCCGGTATCGGGGCTGTAGACACCGCTGATCGCATTGAAGAGGGATGTCTTGCCCGCGCCGTTGGGTCCGATGACGGCCATGATCTGGCCGGGCTTCATGGTGAAGCTGACCTTGTTCACGGCGGTGAGGCCGCCAAAGCGCAGGGTGAGGTTATCGACCTGGAGGAGGCTCATGGGTCAGCAGTCTCCCTTGGCGGGTGCGGCGTCGCCGTGGTGCAATTCGGCTTTCACCTGGCGCGACGGGAGCAGGCCCTCGGGTCGGTACCGCATCATGATGATCAGGGCCAGGCCGAAGATCATGTACTTCCAGTTGACCGGGGCGCTGAAGACGCTTTCGCCGATCATGCCTTTCTGCGTGAGGAAATCGGAGAGCTTGCTGAGGAAGATGGAGTTGAAACCCATCATGACGAATGCGCCCAACAGTACACCACTGATGCTACCCATACCGCCCACGATGACAATGCAGAGGGCGAGGATGGAAACCTGGAAGTCGTAGTTGCCCGGCTCGCCGCTGGAGCCGAGGTAGGCGCCCCAGAGTGCGCCGGCGCTGCTGCACATGGCGGCGCCTACGGCGAAGGCGAGGAGCTTGGCTTTCATGGGGTCAATGCCCATGCAGGAGGCGGCCAGTTCGTCTTCGCGAATGGAAATCAGCGTGCGGCCCACGCGGGAGGTTTCCAGGTTGCGGGTGAGCACCACCACGACGGTGAGAATCGCCAGCAGGAGGTAGTACCACGGCAGGGGCTGCTCCGGTACGAAGGCGTAGCCGAACAGGGTGGGAGCGGGCAGGGGGTTGATACCCTGGGTGCCCTTGGTGATGACGTCGAGGTTCTTGAGACTGTCCTGCATCATCTCGCCGAAGCCGAGGGTTACTATGGCCAGGTAGTCACCGCGCAGGCGCAGGGTGGGCAGGCCAAGGACGACTCCGGCTCCTGCGCCGGCGGCGGCGGCGAGGATGAGCGCGGTCCAGAAGCCCAACTGAAAGGGATAGATATCGCAAGTCAGGATGGCGTAGCTGTAGGCGCCGATGGCCATGAATGCGGCCACGCCCAGATTGAGCAGGCCAGTGAAGCCCGTTACTACATTGAGGCCCATGCCGAGAATGGCAAATATGAAGATGGGGCGCACCAGATCGGCGATCTGAAATTCCTTGGGCAGCACCAGATCGAGGACGGGGAGGAAGGCCGCCAAAGCGAGTAACACCCAGTGGGTCTGGGCGCGCCAGCCCGAAAGTCGCTCCGCTGCGCCGCCCATCAGACTTTCTCCCGCTGGGAGGCCCCGAGTAGGCCGGAGGGGCGGAGGATGAGCACGAGGATCAACACCGCGAACACGCAGACGTTGGTCCACTCCGTGGCGATGTACTGATCGCTCATAGCGCGGATAAGTCCGATAACGATACCGCCGAGGACTGCGCCGGGCAGGTTGCCGATGCCGCCGAGGACCGCCGCGGTGAAGGCGTCAATGCCCACGCGGAAGCCCATCTGGTAATAAATCGTGTTGTTGTAGAGGGCGTAAACCACGCTGGCCACGCCCGCGAGTCCGCCGCCGATGAAGAAGGCGGTGCCGATGGTGCGATCCACGTCGATACCCATGAGGCGCGCGGCCAGGGGGTTCTGGGCCACGGCGCGCATGGCCTTGCCGAGCCGCGTGAATTTGATGATCATGGTCAGCGCGACGAGCAAGGGGATGGTAACGAAGAAGACCAGCAGTTCTCTGGGGGTAATGGAGATGTTGCTCGTCTCGCCGAGGAGGTTGTTGTAGGACATGAGAGCCGGGAAATCTTTTGGGGCCGCAGCGGTGGCGCCTTCATTGAAGACGCTCATGGGGAGGCCGCCCCAGAAGAGGCCGAGGTTCAGGTAGATGAAGGAAACCCCGATGGCCGACACGAGAGGCGCCAGGCGGGGCGCCTCGCGCAACTTGCGATAGGCCACGCGGTCGGCGGTCCAGTTCATGACGGCGCAAAAGGCGGGCACGGCTATCAGCAACGGGATGAGGGCCCACCAGGCCGTGGCCGGATCGGCGACCTGGTCGAGGCCCAGCGCGCCCACGACGGTGAGGGCGAGAAAGGAGCCCAGCATGAAAAGGTCGCCGTGGGAGAAGTTGATCAACTCCACGATGCCGTACACCATGGTATAGCCCAGGGCGATGAGGGCGATGATCATGCCGTTGGACAGGCCGATGATGAGCTGCTGGACGAGTACTTCGGTATCGGTCATGGGGCGAAATTCTGCTCCGGAATTACGGCTCGGGCTACTGTCCAAACACCTTGACGAACTCGAACTTGCCGTTCTTCACGGTGTTGCAGCTCATGGTGGTGTTGGTCGTGTCGCCATTTTCGTCAAAAGACCATTTTCCGAGCACGCCGTCAAAGTCTTTCGTGGCTGCTGTAGCCGCGATGATGGCGGCCCGGTCTTTCTTGCCGGCGCGGTTGATGGCGTCGATGACGACGCGGCCGCATTCATAGCCGTAGGCCGCATAGGCCTCGGGCTCGCTGCCGAAGCGTTTCTTGTAGTTCTCGTAGAACTCCGCGCCCTTGCCCGTGAGCTTGTCCGCGGGCACGCCGCCGAAGGTGATGAAGGCGCTGCCTTCCACGTTCTCGGGGCCGGCGGATTCGATGAAAGCGTTCTCAAAGCAACCATCGGGCACCATGAACTTCACGTTCAGGTTGGCCGAGCGCAGGTCCTTGGCAATCTGTCCCGCGTTGGTCTGGGTGGTGCCGCCGAAATAGACCAGGTCGGGGCGCTTCTGCTTGATCTTGGTGACCAGCGAGCGGTAGTTGGAGGCCTTCGGGTCGATACCCTCAAAGCCAAGCACGTCCAAGCCGAGGACCTTGGCTTCCTTCTGGAACATGGTGGCGATGCCCTGGCCGTAGAGCTCGCGGTCGTGGAGGATGTAAACTTTCTTTGCGCCCATTTCATTGGTCCACCGTGCCGCCACGAGGCCCTGGATGTCGTCGGCGGGCACCACGCGGAAATAGGTGATTTTCTTGGAAGGGCGGTACACCATGGGCTCATTCGGCTCGCCGACTTTTGGCTTCGTGAGGCCGGGCCAGGTGTTGCCGGGGCTGATCATAAGCAGGCCCGCCTGATTCAACTTGGGCATGGCGATCTTCGCCGCGCCGGAGTTGTAAGTGCCGATATAGGCCATGATGTTGGGGTCGGCCACGGCTTTGTCGGCGTTGGCCGCTTCCACGGCGGGGTCCCACTGGCCGCGTTCGGGCGAGGCGTCGTCCCAGGCTTCGTAGACCAGCGGAAAGCCGCCCGCCTTGGAACCCGCTTCTTCGATGGCCAGTTGAATGCCGTTGACCATGGTCTTGGTCTGGGCGTTGGCGCTGCCGGTGTGGGGCAGGCTGGAGACGATTTTGATGGGCTGGGCGTCTTGGGCCCGCACGGGGGCCGCCGCCACGGCGAGGGCGGCCGCCGCCGATGCTTTCAAGAAATTGCGACGAGAGTTCATGGCTTTTCCTTTCCTATCCACCGGCTTCTGGAGCGGCAGGGTGCTACAGTCATTCTGGGCAAATGGGCCGCCGTGCTGTTCCTGCTGCGACGGCCGCCACTGAATTCCCGGGTCTCAGGGCCGCCCGGCACGAATGAAGGGGCTCTGTTCCCGATGGAGCGCGCCTTCCCGGAGGCGAACCACGGAATAACGAGTGTTTTTCAGAAGCCTCAACCGGGGTCAGTCTAACATGAGACTAACGCCGATTACGAATGGACTTCGGTGGAGAGTTGACAGTTGACAGTTGACAGTTGACAGCGGAGAGTTGGCAGCGGAGAGTTGGCGAATGGGTCTTATGGGTCTTATGGGTCTTATGGGTCTTATGGGTCGCCTCGCTGTCAACTGTCAACTGTCAACTGTCAACTGCTACAATCCGGCTGGAAAGCTTAACCGACTGTGGAGGCATCAATGGAACAGGCTGCCCTGAAGGAACTTACCCCGACCGAGGCCGTGGCAAAGCTGGCGGCGCTCAAGCAGAACCTTAACTCGGTGATCCAGGGCAAGCGGGAAGTCATTGACATTCTCGTGGCGGCGGTGACGGCGGGGGGCTCGGTTCTGATGGAGGACGTGCCCGGGGTGGGCAAGACTACGCTGGCCAAGGCGCTGGCGCGCTCGTTGAACGCGGTTTACAACCGAATCCAGTTTACCCCGGACCTGCTGCCCGCCGATATTCTGGGTTCTTCCATCTACAATCCTGTGGACGGCAACTTCAATTTTCGTGCGGGTCCCATTTTCTGCAATGTGCTGCTGGCGGACGAGATCAACCGGGCCTCGCCCCGGACCCAGTCGGCCCTGCTGGAGGCCATGAGCGAGCGCCAGGTTACCATAGAGGGCCAGGGGCGCACACTGGAAGCCCCCTTCATCGTTATTGCCACGGAGAATCCGGTGGAGTACCACGGCACCTACCCCCTGCCCGAGGCCCAGCTTGACCGCTTTCTGGTCCAGCTCAATCTGGGCTACCCGGATGCGGCGTCGGAGGTGGACATTCTCTACGCCCATGCTTCCGAGCACCCGCTGGAGTCGCTGGAGCCCGCCATGGACGCCGGGGACCTTATCGCCATTCAGCGGCTGGTGCGCCAGGTGGAAGTCCATCGGGATATTGCCCGTTACCTCGTTTCCATTGTTCAGCGGACCCGGGAAGATGTCCGGCTGAAGATTGGCGCCAGCCCCCGGGCGTCGCTCATGCTCTTCGGCGCGGCCAAAGCGGCGGCCTTTGGGGCGGGTCGGAACTTCGTGCTGCCTGACGATGTGCAAACCATGGCGCGCCATGTGTTTCCGCACCGTGTGATGCTCACGGCCAAGTCGAAGTACGACGGAAGCACGAAGTCCGGGATTATCAACAGCCTGCTGGACGAAGTGCCTGTTCCGGTCTGAATCGGGGCCGGGTGCGGAGCGCGGGCGGCCGGCAGGTCTTCGGGTGACGGCTGCCCCCACAAATTGACAATTTTGTCGTATAATACATGGGCGCATCCGGTGCAGAGGCCGGGCGCCCAACCCGATGGGAGAGGAAGTCTCGTGTCAAAGTATTCTGTATTCGCTGGTGTGTGCCTTTTGGTGGCCGGGGTGTTCCCGGTGTTGCCGGAGGCGTCGGCGCAGGTTACCCCGGCGGTCGATATCGGCGCGCTGAAGGGCACGCCGAAAAAAGCGCCGCTTCGGGCGAACAAGCAAGGGGATTCCGAGCGCCTGCGCCATGAGATTTGGGGCCAGACCACCTATGGCGAGGGCTATGTTTACGGGCCCACCAATCGGCGTTCCGGAATGACGGTGGTGGATATCGACCTGGACGGGGACAACGACTTTGTGTTTCCCAGCAGCATCTCCAGCCCGGAATTGATGCGAAACCTGGGCTCGAGCAATGCCTTTTACCCCGGCGGTTCGTCGGTCATCCCCATGGATGACCTTCCGGAGTTTACCCGTTGGGATCTGAATATGGATTTCGGCGACCTCACCGGGGACGGCCTGCCCGACCTGGTGGCGGTGGTGAATTTTGAAGATGGCGTGGGCACCTTTGACAAGCAGGTGGTGCTGTACACGAACGACGGACCCCGCTCGAACCCGACCTTTTCCTTTAACCGGGTAATCGCGAGCAGCAATCAGGCGGCAGACGACCAGCGGGCCATGTGGGTCGCACTGGGCGATATCAACGGCGACGGGCTGCTGGATCTTTTTATTACCGAGGCCTGGATTTTCGAGGCCGAGCGCCAGCACCGGGTTTATCTGGGCATCAACGAAGGCGACGCCTCCGCGCCGCTTTTTCCCGCGTATGTGGAAGTGACGGAATTGAGCGAATTGCTCCCCGGTCGGATTGAGTCGAAGGCTCTGAAGGCGGCGGGGGCGAACCCGGCGGAGCTCCCCGCGGAACCGGGTATGAGCAAGTCGGCGAAGGGCGGCAATTTTTCGTATAACGTGGGCGACACCGCCCTGTACGACTGGGACTACGACGGCCTGCTGGATTTCATGTTCTATGACCGGACGAACGGCCTGACGCTGGTGCGGAATATTGGCACGGCGACCGAGCCCGCCTGGAACAATACGATTGGCACCGATGCGGTGACCTATATTTACGATCACAATGCGATCGACGGCGTGGACTTTGCCGAGGTGACTTTTGCGGTTCGGGAGAATCCCGATTCGGTGCTTCCCGGGGTGGAGTGGGTGCGGGATATCTTCGTTTCGGTCAACAGCCGCCTGAAGAACTATCGCTTCTTCCTGGATGAAGGGGAGAATGGGGCCTACCGGATCAACCAGGAGAACGCGGTGGCCTTTTCGTCCGGTCAGGGCGATGTGGATTTCTGGGACTATGATCACGATGGCGATCTGGACCTGTTCCGCACGGGGATCAGCGGGTCCGCCGAGACCAATTTGATCATGTTCGAAAACAAGGGCGCGCCCTATGCGCCGGCGTGGGCGGAGTTCGACTTTGCCAACAGCTTCGTATCGGTGCCGCTCAATGCGGGCACAGCCGACAACGGTTATCGCAACGACCTGTTTCTCTTTCAGGATCACGACGGGGACGGGGATCAGTCGCTGTTCGTGCAGAAGCTTGACGGCACGATCGACTACTACGAGATCGAGCCCGGGGGCGGCGGCAGCCCGCCGAGCTTCGATCAGGTGACGGGCGACTTTGTGGAGTCAATCGCCTTCGGCGACAACGTGACCTTTCCGCGCGGCTTTGCGATTCACGACTACGACCAGTACGAGGATGGTTACTCGGAGCTGATCACCGCCTATTCCTTTGAAGGGGACAGTACGATTCGCGTGGTGGACATCTATCAGTACGAGTACCTGCTGGCGCACAGCATGGACCCCTCGCCGGCGTACTATGATCTGCTGGATGGCACTCTGCCGGCGGACTTTCTCCCCGATCCGTACGACACGAACCAGCCGCTCGATCCGCTCTATCTGGAGGCCATGGCCGCCGGGGATTTGAATCTTGACGGGCGCCCGGACCTTGTGATCGCCTGGAGCCCGGACAACGATTTCGAAGACACGGAACTGCACTTCTACATCAACCGCGCGGTTCCGAATCACAACAACTTTGAGATACCGGCGTTTCGCTTCGACTACGGCGGCCGCCTGGACGAGGCCTACGAAGTGGACCACCGCTACGGACGCATGCCGAAGATGGCGGATGTGGACGCGGACGGCGACGACGATCTCTTTGTGGGCCACCGCTATCCCGACAATCACGGGAGCAACTTCCGGTCCTATCTCCGCTTCCACCGCAACGTGGTGGACTCGGGACTGGACATTTACCGCACGCGGCTGGTGGCGAATCAGGCCATCAACCTGATAGAGAGCGACGTCGACCCCGGCTACGAAGTTATTTTTAACGGGAGCGGTGGCGCGATGGAGACGGACACGATCTACCGCACGGGCGTCGACGCGCCGACGATAGATATTGTCCAGAGCTTTAACCTCGAGCGGAATGCCCGCGTTTTCCTGGATGTGCTTCCGCCGGTCGGGCCGAACGAATCGAAGGCTATAATCGTGGTGGGCGATACGGCGGACGACGCGCTGTACGAGACCTTCTCCACGCTGGCGGGCTTTGCCTATTTCGTCCTTG is a window of Candidatus Hydrogenedentota bacterium DNA encoding:
- a CDS encoding type II toxin-antitoxin system HicA family toxin, with amino-acid sequence MMTRLPFLTPSELVAALKRVGFSLIPDRGRGSHSVLAHPDGREVVVAMHARELKRGTLVAIVKQAGFTQEEFQHFL
- a CDS encoding type II toxin-antitoxin system HicB family antitoxin, with the translated sequence MDRDLTYTIHLEPAEEGGYVVTVPALPAVITQGDNYAEAIAMAEDAIQTYIDYCISQGKDVPPDAPPDVPLDAQVRVKAPAAL
- a CDS encoding ABC transporter ATP-binding protein — protein: MAEPLLKIESISAGYGPIEAIRDVSLEVFPGEIVTLIGSNGAGKTSTLHSISGTLKIRSGAINFSGVRVDGMPAHKIVTTGLIQVPEGRRIFAKLSVLENLQLGAYIRNDKDIQRDLDRVMEMFPILKERKTQLGGTLSGGEQQMLAIGRALMTRPKLLLMDEPSMGIAPLLTAKIFDTIRQLNEDGMTILLVEQNAHLALGIAKRAYVMETGAIVLQGDARALMVDPKVTKAYLGED
- a CDS encoding ABC transporter ATP-binding protein, whose translation is MSLLQVDNLTLRFGGLTAVNKVSFTMKPGQIMAVIGPNGAGKTSLFNAISGVYSPDTGTILLNGKTASRPFTRRTIAGLVAAALFTMVFFVTLVNLEALWEAAIAANYVYQEAFPWGAAIKSTVTYLRETESRYVLGAGILGAIMGAASFYTVWWRGRFAPHVAAAAGLARTFQNPRLFYEMSVLENVLVGMDRRLSTRFWHAAFRLPLHHRDNKEAVARAMEILRFVKLDHLASDEAASLCYGHQRKLEIARALASEPCLLLLDEPGAGMNPSEIVEIMQLIRDIRDKGVSVLLIEHHMRLVMGISDYVVVLEFGNKIAEGVPEEIRANPKVRAAYLGNPD
- a CDS encoding branched-chain amino acid ABC transporter permease; this encodes MGGAAERLSGWRAQTHWVLLALAAFLPVLDLVLPKEFQIADLVRPIFIFAILGMGLNVVTGFTGLLNLGVAAFMAIGAYSYAILTCDIYPFQLGFWTALILAAAAGAGAGVVLGLPTLRLRGDYLAIVTLGFGEMMQDSLKNLDVITKGTQGINPLPAPTLFGYAFVPEQPLPWYYLLLAILTVVVVLTRNLETSRVGRTLISIREDELAASCMGIDPMKAKLLAFAVGAAMCSSAGALWGAYLGSSGEPGNYDFQVSILALCIVIVGGMGSISGVLLGAFVMMGFNSIFLSKLSDFLTQKGMIGESVFSAPVNWKYMIFGLALIIMMRYRPEGLLPSRQVKAELHHGDAAPAKGDC
- a CDS encoding branched-chain amino acid ABC transporter permease — its product is MTDTEVLVQQLIIGLSNGMIIALIALGYTMVYGIVELINFSHGDLFMLGSFLALTVVGALGLDQVADPATAWWALIPLLIAVPAFCAVMNWTADRVAYRKLREAPRLAPLVSAIGVSFIYLNLGLFWGGLPMSVFNEGATAAAPKDFPALMSYNNLLGETSNISITPRELLVFFVTIPLLVALTMIIKFTRLGKAMRAVAQNPLAARLMGIDVDRTIGTAFFIGGGLAGVASVVYALYNNTIYYQMGFRVGIDAFTAAVLGGIGNLPGAVLGGIVIGLIRAMSDQYIATEWTNVCVFAVLILVLILRPSGLLGASQREKV
- a CDS encoding branched-chain amino acid ABC transporter substrate-binding protein, with protein sequence MNSRRNFLKASAAAALAVAAAPVRAQDAQPIKIVSSLPHTGSANAQTKTMVNGIQLAIEEAGSKAGGFPLVYEAWDDASPERGQWDPAVEAANADKAVADPNIMAYIGTYNSGAAKIAMPKLNQAGLLMISPGNTWPGLTKPKVGEPNEPMVYRPSKKITYFRVVPADDIQGLVAARWTNEMGAKKVYILHDRELYGQGIATMFQKEAKVLGLDVLGFEGIDPKASNYRSLVTKIKQKRPDLVYFGGTTQTNAGQIAKDLRSANLNVKFMVPDGCFENAFIESAGPENVEGSAFITFGGVPADKLTGKGAEFYENYKKRFGSEPEAYAAYGYECGRVVIDAINRAGKKDRAAIIAATAATKDFDGVLGKWSFDENGDTTNTTMSCNTVKNGKFEFVKVFGQ
- a CDS encoding MoxR family ATPase, which produces MEQAALKELTPTEAVAKLAALKQNLNSVIQGKREVIDILVAAVTAGGSVLMEDVPGVGKTTLAKALARSLNAVYNRIQFTPDLLPADILGSSIYNPVDGNFNFRAGPIFCNVLLADEINRASPRTQSALLEAMSERQVTIEGQGRTLEAPFIVIATENPVEYHGTYPLPEAQLDRFLVQLNLGYPDAASEVDILYAHASEHPLESLEPAMDAGDLIAIQRLVRQVEVHRDIARYLVSIVQRTREDVRLKIGASPRASLMLFGAAKAAAFGAGRNFVLPDDVQTMARHVFPHRVMLTAKSKYDGSTKSGIINSLLDEVPVPV
- a CDS encoding VCBS repeat-containing protein; its protein translation is MSKYSVFAGVCLLVAGVFPVLPEASAQVTPAVDIGALKGTPKKAPLRANKQGDSERLRHEIWGQTTYGEGYVYGPTNRRSGMTVVDIDLDGDNDFVFPSSISSPELMRNLGSSNAFYPGGSSVIPMDDLPEFTRWDLNMDFGDLTGDGLPDLVAVVNFEDGVGTFDKQVVLYTNDGPRSNPTFSFNRVIASSNQAADDQRAMWVALGDINGDGLLDLFITEAWIFEAERQHRVYLGINEGDASAPLFPAYVEVTELSELLPGRIESKALKAAGANPAELPAEPGMSKSAKGGNFSYNVGDTALYDWDYDGLLDFMFYDRTNGLTLVRNIGTATEPAWNNTIGTDAVTYIYDHNAIDGVDFAEVTFAVRENPDSVLPGVEWVRDIFVSVNSRLKNYRFFLDEGENGAYRINQENAVAFSSGQGDVDFWDYDHDGDLDLFRTGISGSAETNLIMFENKGAPYAPAWAEFDFANSFVSVPLNAGTADNGYRNDLFLFQDHDGDGDQSLFVQKLDGTIDYYEIEPGGGGSPPSFDQVTGDFVESIAFGDNVTFPRGFAIHDYDQYEDGYSELITAYSFEGDSTIRVVDIYQYEYLLAHSMDPSPAYYDLLDGTLPADFLPDPYDTNQPLDPLYLEAMAAGDLNLDGRPDLVIAWSPDNDFEDTELHFYINRAVPNHNNFEIPAFRFDYGGRLDEAYEVDHRYGRMPKMADVDADGDDDLFVGHRYPDNHGSNFRSYLRFHRNVVDSGLDIYRTRLVANQAINLIESDVDPGYEVIFNGSGGAMETDTIYRTGVDAPTIDIVQSFNLERNARVFLDVLPPVGPNESKAIIVVGDTADDALYETFSTLAGFAYFVLGSEGLPAENIRFYADTDIDGDGDGVNDVIGKPSLASLEDSITNWAQGSEKLLVYLVDHGQRDRFRMSATEYLEADDLDAWYDELQNVPLAERTVITTLIDTCEAGSFIDNLQLAKSQIVEDKGVNNLQRISMTSSGVGPVEGVALFDQAQYISFSLNFWFNIFNGKDYGQAFDMAKIAIEAVNPLQVPQIDSDGNGAANQAGDSALAFGHRPGANFDIQVPGVFIGEITPDQAIGSNSATLGLGNVVSPFPVEGAGALIVPPNFQRPSLTSDDEQPISGLDFIEFTFNSATERWEGDYNGFDQGGLFQVQYFVRAGGQFHASPRIGFVDRINLADAWENDDAPEDANWIPINSVQGHNFHDDGDEDWVLFAPLPDQKATIAVINPGPNNQAVVELYLANDVLDHGVDGATPVRVESSETPGADLVFEHNFSAPDQYLLRVTNADSTISGEGTSYLLLVAIGTGGSDLIPTTLIVAVRSSEGNTPIVNANVMFDGRNAGRTSRDGVVHMPVDIYGQYNISSSKEGFVANSTTVRVNNIIEEAIVTLTPEGGEGEGEGEGEGEGEGEGEGEGEGEGEGEGEGEGEGEGEGEGEGEGEGEGEGEGEGEGEGEGEGEGEGEGEGEGEGEGEGEGEGEGEGEPEPIATIANRLLDNFDTIDGDGDDRLNFAEASAGSAGMTLAQFNEIDSNEDGFLTQAELDRAAKPTVGCSAPQFKGGAGLTSDVILVLFTMVGLGWASMRSRRRGIS